TTTATAGAGCCCTCGCTCCTCTGGCAAATAGCCAATTTTGTGCGATTTTTCTGGGCTAAACTTCTCGCCGTTTAATAGAAGTTGTCCGCTGTCGGGTGTGTAGATTCCGAGCAATGCGCGAATTGTGGTGGTCTTTCCGCTTCCGTTAGAGCCTAAGAAGCCAAAGATCTCGCCCTTTTTTACTTCAAAATTCAATCCATCGATGATCTTTTTTGAACCAAAAGACAGATTAAAATCTCTGATCTCAATGATATTTTCTTTCATAACTCCATTTTATCACGAAATCTCAAAAAAAAAAAAAAAACGATTTTGCTTATTTTGTAATAAAATCCGCCGCCCGCTCTCGGTCATAATATTTTTCGAGAAAATCTTTTTTATACTCAAAGAAGTTACCGTTTTCAAGACTTTCTCGGATTTTATCGACAGTATTGATTACAAAATACTCATTGTGAATCGAAGCCAAAGTGCTTGCCAGAATTTCATCGGCACGGAAAAGATGGTTGATGTAAGCCTTGGTGAAGTTCTGGCAAGTATAGCATCCGCAATCCGCGTCAATCGGCGTAAAGTCCTCTTTGAACTTGGCGTTAGAAATGTTAATCCTCCCACTATAAGTAAAGAGAGCGCCGTTTCGGGCCTGACGAGTTGGTGCTACGCAATCAAAAGTATCGATACCATACTCAACGCCCAAAAATAAATCCGCAGGTTGCGCGCCCATCCCGAGTAGGTGTCGTGGTTTATTCTCTGGCAAAGTTGTATTGACCCAAGTTAAAACTTCTGGAATTTCTTCTGGTTGAAAAATTCCGCCAATACCATAGCCCTCAAAGTCTTTCGACCCCAAAAATTCTGCTGATTCTTTTCGAAAATCTTCTTCTCGCGCACCCTGAACTACGGCAAAAAGCGCCTGAAGCGGCTCGCCTTTTTTCAGATGCTCGCGGTTAAGTTGATCGTGCCGCGTTAAGCATCGCTCCGCCCAAGCGTGAGTTTTGTCTAATGCGGATTTGATCTGCTCTCGCCCCGCAAGAGGTGAGGTCAACTCATCAAACGCCATATGGATGTCGGCGCCAATTTTGTGTTGAAGTTCCATCGAGATTTCGGGCGACATAAAAATCTTCTCGCCAGAAATGTGTGACTTGAACCAAACGCCATCTTCGCCAACTTTGGCCAATTGCTCGGCAGAATGCTTAGCCAATTTCGAAGAGCCCTTTTCTGTATGCGAAGTTGCGTCGATGCCTTTTTTGTAGGCCATTCCCAGTGAAAACACCTGAAATCCACCGCTGTCCGTAAAAGTCGGTGCCGGCCAATTCATAAATTTATGGATTCCGCCGGCTCGTGCCAAAATATCCGCTCCTGGTCGAAGCATCAAATGATATGTATTAGCCAAAACTGCCTGCGCGCCCGTGCTTCTGATCTGTTCAGGAGTGAGCGCCTTGACAGTAGCGTTGGTTCCGCCTGCGATGTAAGCGGGTGTTTTTATCTCGCCGTGTGGAGTTTTGATGATTCCGGTTCTTGCGAGGGTTCCGTCAAGGCGAGTTTTAATTTCGAAGTTGATTGCTTTCATTTTGTCCTCAGATGATTTTTTTGTAAGAAATTCGCTTAAAAGTCCGCCAAGTGCCCACGCTATCGGCGTTAAAACAGCGCAATTCGCCATCTTTAATTTCTGCGATTTCGACCAATGCTGGGTTGTATGGGACGCGCGTTTTGTAATATCGAAGTTCCTCATCAGAAATATGATGTCGCGATGGGAAAATCTCTAAAAATTGAAGTCTTGCCCGCTCGGAAAAATACTTTTTTTGACCATTTGGCGGAAAGATTTTGGCAGATTTTATGTTCATTTTGGATAAGAATTTTTGAATATCGCCGAGCGTCAGCCGAGATTCGCCAGAGATAAATGCATAAAGTTTGCCTTTTTCTGCGCGAAAAATAGTCGCTTCAGCAGAATAACTTACTGCCATATCGCGCGCCAAGACTTCATCGAATTTTAACTTAACTTCGAAGTGTTTTTGGATAAATTCTTCAAGATTTTTATCTGAGTAGGTTGATTTCATGAAATTATTTTACCACAAATTGGGCAAAAAATAAACACGCGTGTTATAATATTTATATGAGTTTTGACTTTGATGAATTTGCCGACCTCTTGGACCAGCCGAGCGAGAAGGTAGAAAATCTCGTGCCACTTTTTACGGTTTCCGGATTTGTTGAAACGGCTAATCAGATTTTCGAAACGGCCGCACCTTTGGTGATGATTGAGGGTGAAGTTTCGAGTTTCAAGATTAATCAAGGTAAATATGTTTTCTTTGACCTTAAAGATAAAAAATCAACGCTGCCCTGTTTTATGATGCTTTATCAGATGAGATTGCCGCTTGAAGATGGTATGCGTGTGGTTGCGACGGTTCGCCCCAAGATTACTGATTGGGGCAAATTCAGTCTGACCGTTGTTGAGATCAAGCCGCAAGGAGAAGGTGAACTCAAGAAGAGTTTTGAGATTTTGAAGAAGAAACTTGAAGCAGAGGGCCTTTTTGATCAAAGCAAAAAACAGTCTATCCCTGTTGGGTCTAAAAATATCGCCGTGATTTCAAGCACACAGGCGGCTGGATATGCTGATTTTATTAAAATTTTGAATCAGCGTTGGGGAGGAGCGCGCGTGCGAGTTGCTCATACGCAAGTTCAAGGAGCGAGCGCCGCTAACCAGATCGCCAGCGCTATTGAGTATTTTAACAATCTTGATGATAAGCCTGAAGTTATTGCGGTAATTCGTGGCGGTGGATCGGCGGAAGATTTGGCGAGTTTTAATGAAGAAGTTCTGGTGCACGCGATTTTTAATTCCAAGATTCCGATAATTACTGGTATTGGTCACGAGATTGATGATAGTTTGGCTGACTTGGCGGCTGATTTGGCGGCTGCTACTCCGAGTCATGTGGCGCAAATTCTTACTCCAGATAGGATGGCTGAGATTGAGATTATTCGTTCTCGAATTATCCGAGCTGGTGATTCTATCGTTTCGAAAATTGGCTTGGAAATTTCCAATATTGCAGAAAAGCGCGAGAGTTTAATGACTGTGATTTCGGAAAGTATCGCAGATGTGCGAGCGGAAATTTCTTCCAAGAGGCGATTGCTGGAAAATCTCAATCCAGAATCAGTTTTGAAAAAAGGCTATGCGATAGTGAGAGGCGTTTTATCAGAAAAACAAGAAATTGAGATTGAGTTGTTTCAAAAAATAATTAAAGCGGAGGTAAAAAATGTCAGAGAAAAATAATATAGAAAATCAAATTGCGGAGATCGATGAGATTTTGCGCCAGATTGAAAATGGCGAGATATCTTTGAGCGATGTGAGTGGTAAGTATCGCGAGGCTCTGGAAAAATTCTCCAAAATTGAGAATGAACTATCTAAGATAGAGAATGAGATTGAAGTCCTCACGCAAGACTTTTCAAAATAAAATCGCCCCGCAGGGCGATTTTTAATTATATTTGACTGTCTGGATAAGTTTATCAAAGTCTGCGCGGAATATGTCTGCGTCTGTTCGCATCATCAAGGTCTTATCGTTGACCTTGAAGAAGTATGCGACACCACGAATCCGATCATCTTTGTTGGAGTGTGGGAATAATCCTTCAAGTTTGGTTGCGTTTTGGCCATTAGCGATTGTGTTGGTTGATGACAATTCGCCCTTTTCGATGGTCTTTTGATATTCCTCTAAGACTTTGTCTAGTGGAAGATTATAGATTGCCACACGGAGTGCAAATCGCTGTTGAGTCTTTGAGTCTCGGGGTACGAATGGGACTACTTTTGGATGAAGATAGGCTGTGTAATGCTTTCCGCCAGCTCCATCTGTGTCAACATATGCGCTCCAAGTTTTTGGGAACATAAAACGGACTTTACCCAAATCCTCTGGCGCGTTAAACTCGGTATTTGGCTCTTTTTCTCGCTCAGCGTATTTTTTCTCTTGAAGTTCACCCTCTTCCTTTTTAGCCTTAGCAACTTCTAGTGCAACCTTATTATCTACGCCATTCTTCTCTTGAGAGTACTGCAAGTATGACCAAACGCCAAACGCACCCATACCAACAAGTGCGACAGTTAATAAGATAATTACAATCGTGGAGCCCTCTACGGCACCGTTCTTAAAATTCTTTTTCATAAGCCTATTATACTTGTGTTTATCTAAAATTTCAAGACTTTAGTCCAAGATTATTCGAGATTTGTTTAGTGAAAATGTTCCGTTTGAATTTTTAGCAACTGAAAACAAAAACTTATCATTGGCGGATATTGAGGATTTGAAGTTCTCCGATTCCACAACCACTCTTTTGTTTGACCCATCAAAGTCTTCCCAGATTATTTTTCCGTTTTCGATGCTATAAAGTATAAAGTTGTCCACCCAGTATTTTTTACTGCTTGTTAGATTGTAAGATTTTATGGTTTCGAGATCGATGATCTGATTTTTTTCAGGAGATGAAAGAAGAATCATTCGATTTTCCTGATTGAGTTCTATATTGCTGGGTGTGAATTTTAAAGTAAAAGTCTTGTAAATTTTTGGCGAATACGCGCCTCGCCAGTCACTTCCCTTATAGATTGTTAGTATATTGTCAGTTAAGATATGGACGTAATTTTCATTGTAATAGCGCCCCATTTCTATTTTGGGCGTATGAGTAATTGATTTCTTGATAGTAGTTTTTTTGCCATTTTTATCAAGGACTTCGACTGTAAAATCACCATCTTTTATTTTTCTCGAAACTAAAATTGAATCGTTATTGTGGATTTTAAGATCAAGAACGCCAGTTGTTATGTTGGCTGATACTGTAGAATTATCGAGGTTTATTTCTCGAAGGTCGCCAGAAATAGTTGAATAAAGCCTTGTAAAATCTCGATTTGCTGGTGTGATATTTTCGAAGTTAAGATGAAAAATCTCTGTTAGATTGGTTGATTTTTCTGGATTTTGTGTGTCTATGATGAGATTTTGTGTTTCTTTACCCTTTTTCCATTGAGCTAAGATTCGTGAGCCATTTTCGCTGATTTTTTTGAAAGATATTGTTGAAATAACTTGTTGCTTTTGAGTCTCGATTTCCGGATTGTCTTCTATATTAAAGATAGAATCGGGCAAGATAATTTCAGTTAATTGTTGGTTTTCTTCTTCCAAATTTATTTTGTATATCTTAAACGATCCGCCATTTTGGGCGACAATGATGCTCCATTTTTTGTCTGCGGAAAATATAATATCTTGAATTTTTTCAAAGTTGAAGAATTTTTTTGAAGTTAGTTTTTCTGGCAGAAGTCTCGCGTAGTTAAGCCATAAAATCTTACCAGCGTCAACCTGTGCAGTTCTCCTCCATGTGGTATAGTCTTTCTTTGATATTTCGAAATTGTAGACATTAGGGTCGAGTTGACGCTTGGTGTTAGTTGTGTCATTGATTTGCGTGCCATTTATCTTGACATTAGCGTTATTTGGTGTGGAAATAAATTGAACTAGCCCCGTCTGATGAGGATTGCCTTTGGGTGTTATTGTCCAACCTTGTGTTAAAAATACAGCAACAAAAACAACAGATAAGACGAAGATGATCGCCAAGATATTTTTAGAAATATTTATCACCGCTTGACGGCGTTTATTTTCAAAAATCATTGACATAATTATAACCCTTTTTATTGAAAAAATCAAGCGGATTTCAGTTGGAGAACGATTAAATTCTCGATGTGTGGTGTGCGTGGGAAGAAGTTGTAGCCACGAGCATAAATGATCTCGTATTTTTCGCTTAAAATTGCCACATCGCGGGCTTGAGTCGTCGGGTTGCAACTGAGATAGATGACTCTCTCTGGCTGTGTTTGGAGAATTTTGGCGCAGACTTTTTTGTCCATACCTGCGCGCGGAGGATCAACGATTAGATTAGCGCCAGTTTGGATAAAGTCGAGCGCATTCTCGCTTGGAGCCAGGATCGCTTGGGCGGAAGTTTCTCGCCCTAAAACTGCGATGTTTCTGCGCATTTCTGCCACAGCTGATTGATTGATTTCTACCATTGTGAGTGCATTTTTGCCGATAGTTAGCCCGATTGAGCCAACCCCAGAATAGAGATCGACGGTTGGTTTTTTGCTATCAAGAAATCGCTCCATATCGCGTAGACTCTGCTCGTAAACTGGTAGATTTATCTGGAAAAAACTCTCGGTTGCATAATTAAAATCAACGCCCAGAACGCTGTCGGTAAGATTTTTTTCGCCACTAGCTTGGAGGATTTTGGTAATGACGCTGGCTGGAGATTTTGGATTGGAGAAAATTATTTCAAAGGATTTGAAATTTAATTTTAGTAGTTCTTCATCTGTAAAAATCGGAAAATCCTCTTGTTTTACATAAAGTTGCGCAGCAATTTGATTGTGCTGATTGGCTCGAATAAGTAGTGTTTTTAGATCTCGGCTCGAAGTCTTCCGCGCGCGTAAGATTTCAAGGACTTTTTGCCCTGCTTCGTTGATTTCTGGTTGCGTAAGACTTGTACCGAACACTGGAATTTTGCCTTTGCTTCCACGCTTGAAAAATGCCAGATTTAACTCGCCGTCATCACTGTCTTCGTATTTTTCGAACCAAAAAGAAAATTCTACCTTGTTGCGATACTCAAAAATCTTGCCGTCTGAATAAAATTGATCCAAGTTGGAGAGATCGATTTTCTCTTGTCGAAAACTCTCCAAAATCAATTCTTGCTTAGTTTTTTGCTCAAAATCAAAGTCGAAAATCTGCCACGGACTGGTCGAAAGATAACTTTCTGGATCGCGCGGAGTAATCCTCTGGGGCGAACTTTCTAAGATTTCAACCGCAAAGCCCTCGCAGAATGACGATTTATTTTTGGTGATTTGAATTTTAGCCGTTTCTCCCGGTAAAACGCCCCACGCAAATATCTTTTTACCGCTGTCAAGCGTGCCAAGCGCTTGACCACCAGGGGTGATTTTGTCGAATTTTGCAGTTTCGAATTTAATTTTTCTCGCCATAATTTCTATATTTTACCATTTTTCTGCTGATTTTTCCAGATTTCTAGCCACTCTTCACCCACGAGTTGGCTTGGCGTGCGCGTGCGGAACTTTCTGCCGCAGTTGTTGAGATAAAAGTTCTTGTTGGCAAACATTCGGTCAATGAAATCACAAAAATCGCCAATTTCTTGCCTTGCGATCAGCGGAACTTCTCGCCTTTTCATCTCAAAAAACACTGTTTCGACTGCAGGCGGCGGTGTAAAATCAGTTTTTCGAAGCGGCTTTTTGATTTTTGCCTCAAAGAATGGAAAAATCTTGGCGCCCAGCGCAGAAGTAAAATGCTGGTTGCTTGAAATTAGTTTTTTAGCAAATTGCTTTTGAAGAATTAAATAAGCCGATTTGGGCGGATTGCCAGAAAAGACTAACTTTTGAATAATTTCCGAACTCAAATGGAACGGAATGTTGGCACAAACCTTATAATCCTTTGGTAATTTGTTGAGATTGAAGTGTAGAAAATCAGCATTTAGGATTTCTACATTTTTTAAATCTCGAGTGTTTTGCTTTAATTTTTGGAATGTTGAGCGGTCGAATTCAATCGCTAAAACTTGAGCCGATTTCTTGCTCAAAGCATAAGTTATAACACCACTTCCTGCGCCAATGTCAAGAGTAAAGTCACGCTTTCTGATGTTGGTGTGGCCAACGAGCATTAGCGCAATTTTGGGTGAACGCAGGAAGTTTTGCGATATGCGGTGATTTCGAGCCATTTACTCGTATCTCAACGCCTCGATTGGGTCTTTTTTGCTTGCTGATCGGGCTGGAAGACTTCCCGCCAAAAAGGCAATAATCATCACGATTATAGTGATTTGAATTGAACTTTGAAGAGAAAATTCAGTTAAGTTAAAGCCTTCAAGACCTTTCAAGAAGTTCTCCGCGGCAAATTTGTTGAGCGAATTTCCTGCTCCAATAGCCGCCAAAATCCCCAAGATTGATCCAAGTACACCAATTAGTATCGCTTCAAAACTAAACAGCGCAAAAATCTTCCCGCCAGAAAGCCCCATCGCTTTCATTAAGCCGATCTCGCGAGTCCTCTCGCGCACGCTCATATAAAGAGTATTGATGATGCCAAAACTTGCTGCAATCAGCGCAATCGCGCCAAATACGGTTAGCGCGCCAGTAATCCCGTTGACGATATCTCTAACAGATTGAATTCTATCCTGAAGTCGCGCAATCGAGTAGCCACGCTTTGCAAATTCTTTTTTAATATTGTCGAATTTTTCATCATCAGTCGCCAAAGTTTCATCATTGAAGTAAAAATACGCGCCAAAATATTGCTCGCGAGTTTCTGCTGGCAAGGTCTTGGTGTTGAAGTCATAAATCTCTTGGGCTAAATCTGTAGGAAGAAGCACCGAATTGGATTGGATTATATTTTTATTCAAAATTCCAACGATTTTAACTTCGAGAATTTTATTTTCTTTAGTTATTTGATCTGAGATTCGAAGTTTAAGTGTCTTATTGATAATATTTTCGGCCGAAATATCAAACGCTTCGAGGTAGTCTTGCGTTAACATAACTTCTCTGTTGTTTTGTGGAAGTCGACCTGTTTTGATATCTGGCGCAAAATCATCACCAAAAACTAGTCCGCCAGTTTTGAACTTTTTGCCGTCGCCAATCTGAATATAATCTATCGTTGACTGGATAGTTGGCTGGATGCTGTCTTTTTTGACTTCTGACATATCTTCAATCTTAGCTAAGTCGTCTTTGCTCAGCAACTTAAAATTGCCATCGCTTGGGCTGGCGTCTTCTTTGAACTCTTGAACCCCTGTCGATACGAGAGCGGATCCTTCTTGCTTTTTGTTGATTGTTATGGCGCGACTATTGCCAAAAACTGCCAATTGTTTATTGATATAAGAATTAACACCGGTATTTACGCTTGAAGTCAGGGCAATTGTAAAAGCGCCGACAAAAATCGCAATCACGGTCAAAAATGTTCGGCCTTTATTTCGCCAAAGGTTAACGCTCGAAGTTTTCAATATGTCGATGAAATTCATTATTTTTCTCCTTTCGAAATGATCTTTCCGTCGCGAATGTGTATTTGGCGATCGCATTTTTCCGCCAAAGCCTCGTCGTGTGTGACGATGATTAGTGTGATTCCTTGATTTTTGTTAAGGTCAAAGAGCAATTTTTCAACTCGCTCACCCGTATTGGAATCGAGATTGCCTGTTGGCTCATCTGCGAATAAAACCTTAGGTGAGTTGGCGATTGCGCGAGCAATACAAACGCGCTGCTTTTGTCCGCCGGACAAATTGTTGGCTTTGTTCTTAGCCTTGTCGGCAAGATCAACCGCTTCAAGCGCGTGCATTGCGATGTCTTTTCTTTTGCTAAAAGGCACACCTGCGATTTTTAACGGTAAAATCACATTTGAGAGAACCGTATCTTTAGGATTCATAAAAAATTGCTGAAAAACAAAGCCAAAGGTGTGGTTGCGTAGTTTGTTGAGTGCGCGCTTTTTTAGTTTGGTTGTGTTTTGTCCGTCGATTAGGATTTCACCCTCGGTTGGCTTGTCTAGCGTGGCAAGCAGGTGCATCAATGTTGATTTTCCTGAGCCGGATTTTCCG
This sequence is a window from bacterium. Protein-coding genes within it:
- a CDS encoding rRNA adenine N(6)-methyltransferase family protein, with protein sequence MARNHRISQNFLRSPKIALMLVGHTNIRKRDFTLDIGAGSGVITYALSKKSAQVLAIEFDRSTFQKLKQNTRDLKNVEILNADFLHFNLNKLPKDYKVCANIPFHLSSEIIQKLVFSGNPPKSAYLILQKQFAKKLISSNQHFTSALGAKIFPFFEAKIKKPLRKTDFTPPPAVETVFFEMKRREVPLIARQEIGDFCDFIDRMFANKNFYLNNCGRKFRTRTPSQLVGEEWLEIWKNQQKNGKI
- a CDS encoding FtsX-like permease family protein, which produces MNFIDILKTSSVNLWRNKGRTFLTVIAIFVGAFTIALTSSVNTGVNSYINKQLAVFGNSRAITINKKQEGSALVSTGVQEFKEDASPSDGNFKLLSKDDLAKIEDMSEVKKDSIQPTIQSTIDYIQIGDGKKFKTGGLVFGDDFAPDIKTGRLPQNNREVMLTQDYLEAFDISAENIINKTLKLRISDQITKENKILEVKIVGILNKNIIQSNSVLLPTDLAQEIYDFNTKTLPAETREQYFGAYFYFNDETLATDDEKFDNIKKEFAKRGYSIARLQDRIQSVRDIVNGITGALTVFGAIALIAASFGIINTLYMSVRERTREIGLMKAMGLSGGKIFALFSFEAILIGVLGSILGILAAIGAGNSLNKFAAENFLKGLEGFNLTEFSLQSSIQITIIVMIIAFLAGSLPARSASKKDPIEALRYE
- a CDS encoding ABC transporter ATP-binding protein, with the translated sequence MNLIEVKNLTKVYRDGNNFFKALDNISLSIKEGESVAIVGKSGSGKSTLMHLLATLDKPTEGEILIDGQNTTKLKKRALNKLRNHTFGFVFQQFFMNPKDTVLSNVILPLKIAGVPFSKRKDIAMHALEAVDLADKAKNKANNLSGGQKQRVCIARAIANSPKVLFADEPTGNLDSNTGERVEKLLFDLNKNQGITLIIVTHDEALAEKCDRQIHIRDGKIISKGEK
- the tgt gene encoding tRNA guanosine(34) transglycosylase Tgt produces the protein MKAINFEIKTRLDGTLARTGIIKTPHGEIKTPAYIAGGTNATVKALTPEQIRSTGAQAVLANTYHLMLRPGADILARAGGIHKFMNWPAPTFTDSGGFQVFSLGMAYKKGIDATSHTEKGSSKLAKHSAEQLAKVGEDGVWFKSHISGEKIFMSPEISMELQHKIGADIHMAFDELTSPLAGREQIKSALDKTHAWAERCLTRHDQLNREHLKKGEPLQALFAVVQGAREEDFRKESAEFLGSKDFEGYGIGGIFQPEEIPEVLTWVNTTLPENKPRHLLGMGAQPADLFLGVEYGIDTFDCVAPTRQARNGALFTYSGRINISNAKFKEDFTPIDADCGCYTCQNFTKAYINHLFRADEILASTLASIHNEYFVINTVDKIRESLENGNFFEYKKDFLEKYYDRERAADFITK
- a CDS encoding PEGA domain-containing protein, giving the protein MIFENKRRQAVINISKNILAIIFVLSVVFVAVFLTQGWTITPKGNPHQTGLVQFISTPNNANVKINGTQINDTTNTKRQLDPNVYNFEISKKDYTTWRRTAQVDAGKILWLNYARLLPEKLTSKKFFNFEKIQDIIFSADKKWSIIVAQNGGSFKIYKINLEEENQQLTEIILPDSIFNIEDNPEIETQKQQVISTISFKKISENGSRILAQWKKGKETQNLIIDTQNPEKSTNLTEIFHLNFENITPANRDFTRLYSTISGDLREINLDNSTVSANITTGVLDLKIHNNDSILVSRKIKDGDFTVEVLDKNGKKTTIKKSITHTPKIEMGRYYNENYVHILTDNILTIYKGSDWRGAYSPKIYKTFTLKFTPSNIELNQENRMILLSSPEKNQIIDLETIKSYNLTSSKKYWVDNFILYSIENGKIIWEDFDGSNKRVVVESENFKSSISANDKFLFSVAKNSNGTFSLNKSRIILD
- the xseA gene encoding exodeoxyribonuclease VII large subunit, with product MSFDFDEFADLLDQPSEKVENLVPLFTVSGFVETANQIFETAAPLVMIEGEVSSFKINQGKYVFFDLKDKKSTLPCFMMLYQMRLPLEDGMRVVATVRPKITDWGKFSLTVVEIKPQGEGELKKSFEILKKKLEAEGLFDQSKKQSIPVGSKNIAVISSTQAAGYADFIKILNQRWGGARVRVAHTQVQGASAANQIASAIEYFNNLDDKPEVIAVIRGGGSAEDLASFNEEVLVHAIFNSKIPIITGIGHEIDDSLADLAADLAAATPSHVAQILTPDRMAEIEIIRSRIIRAGDSIVSKIGLEISNIAEKRESLMTVISESIADVRAEISSKRRLLENLNPESVLKKGYAIVRGVLSEKQEIEIELFQKIIKAEVKNVREK
- a CDS encoding exodeoxyribonuclease VII small subunit, producing the protein MSEKNNIENQIAEIDEILRQIENGEISLSDVSGKYREALEKFSKIENELSKIENEIEVLTQDFSK